The proteins below are encoded in one region of Candidatus Culexarchaeum yellowstonense:
- a CDS encoding radical SAM protein, giving the protein MLDYIRVSIGTAAKLGLLRIRVLAEPTTAYLMTFADGRCMANCAFCTQAMGSKSDPEYLSRVTWPKFKFNDVLNAIEHANGFRRICIQTLIYQGYVEDTANIVSSIRRVTNLPISGSIHPRSIDDIILLKNCGVDRIGIGVDAASEMVFREVKKTFSWSKTMNMVLKAAEIMGPYKVSIHLIYGLGGSDKEFISMINRLYESKINVGLFAFTPMEGTSMENHPKPDISSYRAVQLAHYLIKHNMANMDNFEFDDSGRLKAINIDKTLLARVVESGEPFKTSGCPDCNRPFYNESPGETIYNYPTIDMALMDLWKIKLQLKHILNHGKEF; this is encoded by the coding sequence TTGCTGGATTATATTAGGGTATCCATTGGTACCGCTGCTAAACTGGGTTTACTGAGAATTAGGGTTTTAGCTGAACCCACAACAGCGTACCTCATGACCTTTGCTGATGGTAGGTGTATGGCTAATTGCGCATTTTGTACTCAAGCTATGGGTAGCAAGTCCGACCCAGAATACTTATCCAGAGTTACTTGGCCAAAATTCAAATTCAATGATGTTCTAAATGCAATTGAACATGCTAATGGATTTAGACGGATATGCATTCAAACCCTAATATACCAAGGATACGTTGAAGATACTGCAAACATAGTTTCAAGTATAAGGAGAGTCACGAATCTGCCAATATCGGGTTCAATACATCCTAGAAGTATTGATGATATTATCCTCTTAAAGAATTGTGGTGTTGATAGGATTGGGATAGGGGTTGATGCTGCATCTGAAATGGTATTTAGGGAAGTGAAGAAGACTTTCTCTTGGAGTAAAACTATGAATATGGTTTTGAAGGCTGCGGAAATTATGGGTCCATATAAGGTTTCAATACACTTAATCTATGGTTTAGGCGGATCCGATAAAGAATTCATATCCATGATTAATAGACTATACGAGTCTAAGATTAATGTTGGTCTATTCGCATTCACACCAATGGAGGGTACATCCATGGAAAATCATCCGAAACCAGATATATCATCATATAGAGCCGTACAGTTAGCTCATTACCTAATAAAACACAATATGGCAAACATGGATAACTTTGAATTTGATGATTCTGGGAGGCTTAAAGCAATAAACATCGATAAAACCCTATTGGCTAGGGTTGTTGAAAGTGGTGAACCATTCAAAACGTCTGGGTGTCCAGACTGCAATAGACCATTCTACAATGAGTCTCCAGGTGAAACCATATACAACTATCCAACAATAGACATGGCTTTAATGGATTTATGGAAAATAAAATTACAATTAAAACACATACTTAACCATGGAAAAGAATTTTAA
- a CDS encoding lipoate--protein ligase family protein, whose amino-acid sequence MKFKGVYKATKLIKVSMEVDNGIIKSIRITGDFFMYPEDAIRGLENALVGAKLDAVELDGRISKFLSEGSVEFPMMTARDIVNAILSAKPEG is encoded by the coding sequence TTGAAGTTTAAAGGAGTTTATAAAGCTACGAAACTAATTAAAGTTTCCATGGAGGTTGATAATGGCATTATAAAAAGTATTAGGATTACTGGTGATTTCTTCATGTATCCGGAGGATGCTATTAGAGGGTTGGAGAATGCATTGGTCGGTGCAAAATTGGATGCTGTTGAGTTGGATGGGAGGATTTCAAAATTTCTCTCAGAGGGGTCTGTGGAGTTTCCCATGATGACTGCCAGAGATATTGTTAATGCAATACTTTCAGCTAAACCTGAAGGGTAG
- a CDS encoding OsmC family protein, whose product MSEFVFEGRAALSSGVKSKVFVDDREIATISPPVEFGGERGYPTPENLFAAALASCMNTLFLLIAGNSKLGIQSLETIAKVNMRVEGLEKIIFTKIDFTINVKLLKDTKWEREKAYSCFEMAQRICPVRQSWGEAVPITFHLNIL is encoded by the coding sequence ATGAGTGAATTCGTTTTCGAGGGTAGAGCAGCATTATCCTCAGGTGTGAAATCAAAAGTTTTTGTTGATGATAGGGAGATTGCAACGATAAGTCCTCCTGTGGAATTTGGTGGTGAGAGAGGGTATCCCACACCGGAAAATCTCTTCGCAGCAGCTCTTGCTTCATGTATGAACACCCTCTTCCTATTAATAGCGGGTAACTCAAAACTCGGTATACAAAGCCTTGAGACAATAGCCAAAGTTAACATGCGTGTGGAAGGTTTGGAGAAGATAATTTTTACGAAAATAGATTTCACAATAAATGTTAAGTTGCTTAAGGATACTAAGTGGGAGCGTGAGAAAGCTTACTCCTGCTTTGAAATGGCGCAAAGGATATGCCCAGTAAGGCAATCTTGGGGTGAAGCAGTCCCAATAACCTTCCATCTAAACATACTGTGA
- a CDS encoding prolyl oligopeptidase family serine peptidase, with translation MSEDLRMVLEELRQMRESLMHMFLALDKRIDDVLWYNMLGDVARIFKFRMVGPPPSKVQKPNAPGARNPVIFWSYVFLPKDLDKSQKYPLIVLPHGGVHANMSTASANIVRELLAQGYLVVAPEYRGSTGYGKAFYELIDYGGLEIEDTHAARNWMVENCRYVDPNRIGIVGWSHGGLHTLMNIFFYPDDYKVAYAGVPVSDLIMRMGYKGQNYRDLFIANYHVGVDVCDDVEEYRRRSPVHYVDRLKTPLLIHTTTNDEDVNYLEVLNLINALKAAGKEFEYKIFKEAPGGHSFNRIDTLFAREVRAEVYSFLAKYLHPKRPLTSAGELNPFEL, from the coding sequence ATGTCAGAGGATTTGAGGATGGTTTTGGAAGAATTGAGGCAGATGCGTGAATCTTTGATGCATATGTTCTTGGCTTTGGATAAGCGTATTGACGATGTTTTGTGGTATAATATGCTTGGGGATGTTGCAAGGATATTTAAGTTTAGGATGGTTGGTCCTCCTCCAAGTAAGGTTCAAAAGCCGAATGCTCCTGGGGCTAGGAATCCAGTGATATTCTGGAGTTACGTATTCCTACCGAAGGATCTTGATAAAAGTCAGAAGTATCCATTGATAGTCTTACCTCATGGTGGAGTTCATGCGAATATGAGTACTGCTTCAGCGAATATTGTTAGGGAGTTGTTGGCTCAGGGATACTTGGTGGTGGCTCCAGAGTATCGTGGTAGTACTGGTTATGGGAAAGCCTTCTATGAGTTGATAGATTATGGTGGATTGGAGATTGAGGATACCCATGCAGCTAGGAATTGGATGGTGGAAAACTGTAGGTATGTTGATCCCAATAGGATTGGGATTGTTGGTTGGAGTCATGGTGGACTTCATACTCTAATGAACATATTCTTCTATCCAGACGATTATAAGGTTGCATATGCTGGTGTTCCCGTTAGCGATTTGATAATGAGGATGGGCTATAAGGGGCAGAATTATAGAGACTTGTTTATCGCCAATTATCACGTGGGTGTGGATGTCTGTGATGATGTTGAGGAGTATAGGCGTAGATCTCCAGTGCACTATGTTGATAGGCTTAAAACTCCACTATTAATTCACACGACAACCAATGATGAGGATGTAAACTACCTTGAGGTTTTAAACCTTATAAATGCACTTAAAGCCGCTGGCAAGGAGTTTGAGTATAAAATATTTAAGGAGGCTCCTGGAGGACACTCCTTCAATAGAATTGACACATTGTTTGCAAGGGAAGTTAGAGCAGAAGTCTACAGTTTCCTAGCAAAGTATTTGCATCCCAAACGTCCATTGACATCTGCTGGTGAGTTGAATCCATTCGAATTATAA